In Nymphalis io chromosome 11, ilAglIoxx1.1, whole genome shotgun sequence, one genomic interval encodes:
- the LOC126771985 gene encoding uncharacterized protein LOC126771985, with translation MFADIDAALALLELHNSPRQAANQRNVQNLKLTFDQGTQTDPVLDYPSIVNLEELETALKHLYQQVLAVLYNSEKNESRSIMDRTSEDQGLDENEEILAVEEPTIVLQNTSSVELEMDEMAGGLKIRRVSAQTTNACLPLSVNNVDMVSIGNGNVTVPARLMAEIDWTSHTLATRRTFTIMSISYD, from the exons ATGTTCGCCGATATTGACGCCGCTCTAGCGCTGCTGGAGCTGCACAACAGCCCCCGTCAAG ccgCAAATCAGAGGAACGTTCAGAATCTTAAACTGACATTCGATCAAGGAACGCAGACCGATCCTGTTCTCGATTATCCTTCAATTGTCAATTTAGAAGAACTGGAAACGGCATTAAAACACTTGTACCAGCAGGTCCTAGCCGTATTATATAATTCCGAAAAAAATGAAAGTCGATCAATAATGGATAGGACATCTGAAGATCAAGGACTAGATGAGAATGAAGAGATTTTAGCAGTAGAAGAACCGACCATTGTTCTTCAAAATACGTCAAGTGTTGAGCTCGAAATGGATGAGATGGCTGGTGGCTTAAAAATACGTAGAGTATCAGCGCAGACTACTAACGCATGTTTGCCATTGTCGGTTAACAATGTTGATatg GTTTCAATTGGAAACGGCAATGTCACCGTGCCTGCCAGACTAATGGCAGAAATCGATTGGACTTCCCACACTTTAGCGACGAGAcgaacatttacaattatgtcaatAAGTTACGATTAA